A stretch of the Deltaproteobacteria bacterium genome encodes the following:
- a CDS encoding nucleotidyl transferase AbiEii/AbiGii toxin family protein encodes MFLPLQIREIFHLLFLQEFFRKFDPKLVVLKGGVNLRFFFKSSRYSEDMDLDLMTASLESVQKNVLRTLKAIATPMKVYGVTQIIPPSLQSAKQTTTTQRFKIHLHTQSRLDLFTKVEFSRRGFNQGYAFEKVEDTILRTYRLAPIVVQHYSAETAFEQKIKALAGRTEVQARDVFDLYQLISFLPEAWRVSVGKNVCQQATERVWALSFKEYHEAVVAYLKEEDQQILGLKEVWVKMQKAVADVFGIYHS; translated from the coding sequence ATGTTTTTACCCTTACAAATACGAGAAATTTTTCATCTTCTCTTCCTGCAGGAATTCTTTCGTAAATTCGACCCAAAGCTTGTGGTGTTAAAGGGAGGGGTCAATCTTCGATTTTTTTTCAAAAGCTCACGTTATTCTGAAGATATGGATTTAGATCTTATGACAGCTTCCCTAGAATCAGTGCAAAAAAATGTGCTAAGAACTTTAAAAGCGATTGCAACACCTATGAAGGTCTATGGGGTTACACAAATCATTCCCCCTTCGTTACAGTCAGCTAAGCAAACCACAACGACCCAGAGGTTTAAAATTCATCTTCATACCCAAAGTAGGTTAGATCTTTTCACCAAGGTTGAATTTTCAAGGCGTGGGTTTAATCAGGGTTATGCCTTTGAAAAGGTAGAAGACACAATCTTACGCACCTATCGTTTGGCCCCCATAGTGGTTCAACATTATTCTGCAGAAACTGCTTTTGAGCAAAAAATAAAAGCTTTAGCTGGTAGAACAGAGGTGCAAGCGCGAGATGTCTTTGACCTTTATCAGCTTATTTCATTTCTCCCAGAGGCATGGAGGGTTTCGGTTGGTAAAAATGTTTGCCAACAAGCGACCGAGCGAGTTTGGGCCCTCTCTTTTAAAGAATATCATGAAGCCGTGGTTGCTTATCTTAAGGAAGAAGATCAACAAATTCTTGGCCTGAAAGAAGTTTGGGTCAAAATGCAGAAGGCAGTGGCAGATGTATTTGGTATTTACCACTCGTGA
- a CDS encoding type II toxin-antitoxin system Phd/YefM family antitoxin, giving the protein MQLNIYEAKAKLSKLIERALQGEEVIIAKGNKPLVRLEPLPEAKGQRALGQGKSYILSVSDDFDAPLKDFKDYES; this is encoded by the coding sequence ATGCAGCTTAACATTTACGAAGCAAAAGCTAAATTGTCTAAACTAATCGAAAGGGCTTTGCAGGGTGAAGAAGTTATTATTGCCAAAGGGAATAAACCGCTGGTTCGCCTAGAACCGCTTCCAGAAGCCAAAGGCCAGCGCGCCCTTGGCCAAGGCAAGTCTTATATTCTATCCGTCAGTGATGATTTTGATGCGCCTCTGAAAGATTTCAAAGATTACGAATCATGA
- a CDS encoding aspartate-semialdehyde dehydrogenase, producing MKKNTYNIAVVGATGAVGNEMIKVLEEHQFPVGNLRLLASQKSAGKTLTFKGEPIVVQELKEDSFKGIDIALFSAGASISQKFAPLAAKAGAVVVDNTSFFRMDPDVPLVVPEVNPGDIAKYKQKGIIANPNCSTIQMVVALKPIHDQAKIKRVVVSTYQSTSGAGAQAMEELRQQTKAYLSGEPLVKKKFPHPIAFNCLPHIDVFLESGYTKEEIKMVNETQKIFGDPSIQVSPTCVRVPVFKGHSESVNIETEKEISVVQAKELLKKAPGVTLVDDPSQAKYPLNIECQEKDDVFVGRIRKDATVPHGLNMWVVSDNIRKGAATNAVQIAKILIEKYI from the coding sequence ATGAAAAAAAATACTTACAACATAGCGGTCGTGGGTGCCACCGGCGCAGTGGGTAATGAGATGATCAAAGTGCTAGAAGAACACCAATTTCCTGTTGGAAACTTGCGTCTGTTGGCCAGTCAAAAAAGTGCAGGCAAAACGTTAACTTTCAAAGGTGAACCCATTGTAGTTCAAGAATTAAAAGAAGATTCTTTTAAAGGAATCGACATTGCCCTGTTTTCAGCCGGTGCCTCTATTAGCCAAAAGTTTGCCCCGCTTGCTGCCAAAGCCGGTGCCGTGGTGGTTGATAACACCAGTTTTTTTCGCATGGATCCCGACGTGCCTTTGGTAGTGCCCGAAGTTAACCCCGGTGACATTGCCAAATATAAACAAAAGGGGATCATTGCGAATCCCAATTGTTCGACCATTCAAATGGTGGTGGCTTTAAAACCCATTCATGATCAAGCCAAGATTAAACGCGTGGTGGTTTCTACTTATCAGTCCACAAGTGGCGCAGGCGCGCAGGCCATGGAAGAATTGCGTCAGCAAACCAAGGCCTACTTATCGGGTGAGCCACTCGTAAAGAAAAAATTTCCCCATCCTATTGCCTTCAATTGTTTGCCCCACATCGATGTCTTTTTAGAAAGTGGTTACACCAAAGAAGAAATTAAAATGGTGAACGAAACCCAAAAAATTTTTGGGGATCCTTCCATTCAAGTGAGCCCCACCTGCGTGCGAGTTCCCGTGTTCAAAGGCCATTCGGAGTCGGTGAATATTGAAACCGAAAAAGAAATTTCGGTGGTACAGGCCAAAGAATTGTTGAAAAAAGCCCCTGGGGTTACCTTGGTGGATGACCCTAGCCAAGCAAAATATCCTTTAAATATCGAATGCCAAGAGAAAGACGATGTCTTTGTGGGTCGCATTCGCAAAGATGCCACCGTGCCCCATGGCTTAAATATGTGGGTGGTATCCGACAATATCCGCAAAGGTGCAGCCACCAATGCCGTGCAGATTGCCAAGATTTTGATTGAAAAATATATCTAA
- the truA gene encoding tRNA pseudouridine(38-40) synthase TruA has translation MSKYKLTLSYKGTRYCGWQVQPNGISIQEIVQGHLSQILQEPIVVKASGRTDAGVHAFAQVAHFSTQNPMSVSKILQGLRSMLPDDISIQSIEEVPDSFDAQMSAKKKTYVYLVNNSPVPNPFLMDYCWHVYPPLNLPAMESCLKLIVGEHDFTSFTASDAVTKTFVRTIYEASCNPLLLRGPKGAVAISPCEIAGLDPGSILIFSFTGSGFLKHMVRNLVGTIVNVGEGKISTQKFQSILASKDRRNAGINAPPQGLFLLDVEY, from the coding sequence ATGTCCAAATATAAATTAACTCTCAGTTACAAAGGCACCCGCTATTGCGGTTGGCAAGTCCAACCTAACGGCATCTCGATCCAAGAAATTGTTCAAGGTCATTTAAGCCAAATCTTGCAAGAACCCATTGTAGTGAAGGCCTCCGGTCGCACCGACGCAGGTGTTCACGCCTTTGCCCAGGTGGCCCATTTCAGTACCCAAAACCCCATGTCAGTTTCAAAGATCCTCCAGGGTTTACGCTCCATGTTGCCCGATGATATTTCAATTCAATCAATCGAAGAAGTCCCAGATTCCTTCGATGCGCAAATGTCAGCCAAGAAAAAAACCTATGTGTATCTCGTTAACAATTCACCCGTACCCAATCCTTTCTTAATGGACTATTGTTGGCATGTCTACCCACCCTTAAATTTACCCGCCATGGAATCATGTTTGAAATTGATTGTCGGTGAACACGACTTCACCAGCTTCACCGCCAGCGATGCCGTAACCAAAACTTTTGTGAGAACTATTTACGAAGCTTCCTGTAACCCGCTGTTATTGCGAGGCCCCAAAGGGGCCGTGGCAATCTCTCCGTGCGAGATTGCGGGGCTTGACCCGGGATCCATCTTAATCTTCTCCTTCACCGGTTCCGGTTTCCTAAAACACATGGTTCGCAACCTAGTCGGTACCATCGTCAACGTAGGCGAAGGCAAAATATCAACACAAAAATTTCAATCAATCCTAGCCTCAAAAGACCGCCGTAATGCCGGCATCAACGCCCCTCCGCAAGGTTTGTTTTTATTGGATGTTGAATATTAA
- a CDS encoding UDP-N-acetylmuramoyl-L-alanyl-D-glutamate--2,6-diaminopimelate ligase translates to MNKPTGVAIRTKFVRRGISTLTQAIPVIGITGTNGKTTTTHLLGHIFKAAGKNPATIGTLGTQYNNHHTSHLHTTPEALRLHKLLRKMKVAKVNAVAMEISSHALDLHRIEDVCFDAAVFTNLTPEHLDYHHTMEEYYCTKARLFSEILPKGKGQKLAIINADDPYGARLIKALPGQPVWTYSTQDKGSTWDFQVREAHYDLHGMKGVIVTPKGTEPFATSLIGAFNLSNILAATAGALSIDIPLTTITKALKDFPGVPGRLEKIENNRGIHVFVDYAHTPDALKNVLTALRALNPKKIITVFGCGGNRDRQKRPLMGQEVARLSDITIVTSDNPRTEDPRQIIQEILAGIKTGGLVIPDRREAIELAIKKATPGDVVLIAGKGHETYQIIGTEKIHFDDREVARVMLNTN, encoded by the coding sequence ATGAATAAGCCCACTGGGGTTGCCATTCGCACAAAATTTGTGAGACGTGGAATAAGCACTTTGACTCAAGCAATACCCGTGATTGGCATTACCGGAACCAACGGAAAAACCACCACTACTCATCTCTTAGGTCATATTTTTAAGGCTGCGGGGAAAAACCCAGCAACTATTGGCACTCTCGGAACTCAATACAATAATCATCACACCTCACATCTTCACACCACACCTGAGGCCCTCAGGCTCCACAAACTTTTGAGAAAAATGAAAGTGGCAAAGGTGAATGCCGTGGCCATGGAGATTAGTTCTCACGCACTTGACCTACACCGCATTGAAGATGTTTGTTTTGATGCCGCCGTGTTTACCAACCTGACCCCTGAACACCTCGATTATCACCATACCATGGAAGAATATTATTGCACTAAAGCGCGGCTCTTTTCAGAAATCTTGCCCAAAGGCAAAGGCCAAAAGCTTGCTATTATTAATGCAGATGATCCCTATGGCGCAAGGTTGATAAAAGCTCTGCCAGGTCAGCCGGTGTGGACTTATTCGACACAAGACAAAGGCAGCACCTGGGATTTTCAGGTTCGAGAGGCTCACTATGACTTGCATGGCATGAAGGGTGTGATCGTCACTCCCAAGGGAACAGAGCCATTTGCAACTTCGCTGATTGGGGCGTTTAATCTTTCTAATATCCTGGCCGCAACAGCCGGGGCTTTAAGTATCGACATCCCTCTAACAACAATCACCAAAGCCCTAAAAGATTTTCCCGGAGTTCCAGGCCGATTAGAAAAGATTGAAAATAATCGTGGCATTCATGTTTTTGTAGACTACGCTCACACCCCTGACGCTTTAAAAAATGTTTTAACTGCCCTGCGCGCCTTAAACCCAAAAAAGATCATCACCGTTTTTGGATGCGGTGGGAATCGCGACCGACAAAAACGCCCGCTCATGGGCCAAGAAGTGGCGAGGCTTTCTGACATTACCATTGTCACCAGCGATAATCCGCGTACCGAAGACCCCCGTCAAATTATCCAAGAAATATTAGCCGGCATTAAAACCGGTGGGCTTGTCATCCCCGATCGCCGCGAGGCCATTGAACTTGCGATTAAAAAGGCCACGCCAGGCGATGTTGTGTTGATCGCGGGCAAAGGGCATGAAACCTACCAGATCATAGGCACCGAAAAAATCCATTTTGATGATCGCGAAGTGGCCAGGGTTATGCTCAATACAAATTGA
- a CDS encoding Fic family protein translates to MIVSSDTIMTLPNYKITKAILNSCSQISQLIGKSEGLRLLIPSPQLRKENSIKSIQSSLSIEGNALSIEQVSAIFDEKKVIGPPKDILEVQNAILAYQLTKKFIFSSLTSFLKAHKILMNGLIDHAGKWRQKGIGVVQGNRIVHLAPPASRVPFLMTELFDYLRSEKKPNLLLLSCVAHYEIEFIHPFPDGNGRMGRLWQHVMLTQHHPFFEFLPVESIIKKYQKAYYQALHQSDKTGESSHFIEFCLEAILESIEEMFATLKISPMSSTSRLELAKNHFQKRFFSRKDYLIFFKNLSTATASRDLLKGVQENLLHKKGEKVKTLYRFV, encoded by the coding sequence ATGATAGTATCATCTGATACTATCATGACCTTACCCAATTACAAAATTACCAAGGCAATTTTGAATAGTTGCTCTCAAATTAGCCAACTCATTGGCAAGAGTGAAGGGCTGCGACTGCTTATCCCCTCTCCACAACTTAGGAAAGAAAACTCTATTAAAAGTATCCAAAGTTCTTTGTCTATCGAGGGTAATGCACTTTCTATTGAACAAGTCAGTGCTATTTTTGATGAAAAAAAGGTCATTGGCCCGCCCAAGGATATTTTGGAAGTTCAGAATGCGATTTTAGCTTACCAACTTACTAAAAAGTTCATTTTTAGTTCTCTAACTTCTTTTCTTAAGGCCCACAAAATTTTAATGAATGGCTTAATCGATCATGCGGGCAAGTGGCGACAAAAAGGTATTGGTGTTGTACAGGGGAATCGTATTGTTCACCTGGCACCTCCTGCTTCGAGAGTGCCCTTTTTAATGACCGAACTATTTGATTACCTAAGATCAGAAAAGAAACCAAACTTATTATTGTTGTCGTGTGTCGCACATTATGAAATTGAATTTATCCACCCTTTCCCCGATGGCAATGGTCGCATGGGGAGATTATGGCAACATGTTATGCTTACGCAGCATCATCCATTCTTTGAATTTTTACCTGTTGAATCTATCATTAAAAAATATCAGAAGGCTTATTATCAAGCACTTCATCAATCAGACAAAACTGGAGAATCGAGTCATTTTATTGAATTTTGTCTAGAGGCTATTTTGGAAAGCATTGAAGAAATGTTTGCTACACTCAAAATTTCTCCTATGTCATCTACTTCTCGCCTTGAATTAGCAAAAAATCACTTTCAAAAACGGTTTTTTTCTCGAAAAGATTATTTGATTTTTTTCAAGAATCTCTCCACGGCTACGGCGAGTCGCGATTTGCTGAAAGGAGTTCAAGAAAACCTTCTCCACAAAAAAGGAGAAAAGGTTAAGACTCTTTATCGGTTTGTATAA
- a CDS encoding type II toxin-antitoxin system VapC family toxin, whose translation MKILIDTHALLWFFLDDARLSEKAKTVYLDVNHQLFVSTASLWEICIKHSLGKLKLKPNWFLLFMNQIQQNSIQWLSIIPEHCHQVSLLPFLHRDPFDRMLVAQSLVEEMQVLTQDPSFKLYGVKSLW comes from the coding sequence ATGAAAATCCTCATCGATACCCATGCCTTGCTTTGGTTTTTCTTGGATGATGCTCGCTTGAGCGAAAAAGCAAAAACGGTTTATCTAGATGTTAATCACCAACTTTTTGTTAGTACTGCGAGTTTATGGGAAATTTGTATTAAGCACTCCCTTGGTAAACTCAAACTAAAACCTAATTGGTTTTTGCTTTTTATGAATCAAATCCAGCAAAATTCTATTCAATGGCTTTCTATTATCCCAGAACATTGTCATCAAGTGAGCTTGCTTCCTTTTTTGCATCGTGATCCTTTTGATCGTATGTTGGTAGCACAAAGTTTGGTGGAAGAAATGCAAGTCTTAACCCAGGATCCCTCTTTCAAACTTTATGGGGTAAAATCATTGTGGTGA
- a CDS encoding clan AA aspartic protease: MANFPYRLNKRLVVIPVVLYGKKGRLESEFILDTGASLTIVDHSLALSLGYSARDGIGLSTVSSVIGKERGYRLMMKGFETLGRLYNSFEVACHDLQDQGIEGLVGMNFLEKFDWCVHPNKQVIFTKEKPH; the protein is encoded by the coding sequence ATGGCAAATTTCCCATACCGATTAAACAAACGTCTTGTCGTCATTCCAGTCGTCCTTTATGGAAAAAAAGGGCGTTTAGAGAGTGAATTTATTCTAGATACGGGCGCGTCATTAACGATCGTTGACCATAGTTTAGCCTTATCCTTGGGATACTCGGCCAGGGATGGGATTGGCCTTTCAACGGTTTCCTCAGTTATTGGCAAAGAAAGGGGGTATCGACTGATGATGAAGGGGTTTGAAACATTGGGAAGGCTTTATAACTCGTTTGAAGTGGCGTGTCATGATCTCCAAGACCAGGGTATAGAAGGATTAGTTGGTATGAATTTTCTCGAAAAATTTGATTGGTGCGTGCATCCAAACAAACAGGTCATTTTTACCAAAGAGAAGCCGCATTAA
- the murD gene encoding UDP-N-acetylmuramoyl-L-alanine--D-glutamate ligase has protein sequence MDLRINSLKGKKIRVLGLRPEGRPLVQFLIHHGAQVIEADTAEDIDLALLSEKYFACLGQVKLFKDKGVHVVSDLDFIAQNCRGKIIAVTGTNGKSTTAYMTKTILASLGKKVFLGGNFFSDYVEALSTPADFYLFETGSLVLERSVCFHPHIAVLTNISPNHPERHRSMEEYVNIKFSIAQCQNQNDYFIYNAMAPVVTQKIDGLKLLAHKIPVCFNQQDQALVWYQDQKIYYRLKGSGNLSIRSFSLKGFHHLEDLILAVSVCLCLGVSPQSIESVLGKIQGLPFRFEKLPNDLGIDIYNDAVANTPAATAYALTSLKKNVILITGGLWQNGLGHEGLRKYLQESTKQTIIFGKDRKRFLNCWKDFTTLYTVETLKEAVDLAFKSASPGDTILFSPGAKPEIGFGTYLKRGEEFNELALQLAEYHALRRKLGRKDY, from the coding sequence ATGGATTTAAGAATCAATAGCCTAAAAGGTAAAAAAATCAGGGTATTGGGGTTAAGGCCCGAGGGTCGGCCATTAGTGCAATTTTTAATTCATCATGGCGCTCAAGTCATTGAAGCTGATACCGCTGAAGATATCGACCTTGCCTTATTGAGTGAAAAATATTTTGCTTGTTTAGGCCAAGTGAAACTTTTCAAAGACAAAGGGGTTCATGTTGTCTCAGATCTCGATTTTATAGCTCAAAATTGTAGGGGTAAGATTATTGCAGTAACGGGGACCAATGGTAAATCCACAACGGCGTATATGACAAAAACCATTCTTGCCTCATTAGGAAAAAAGGTTTTTTTGGGAGGTAACTTTTTTAGTGACTACGTTGAAGCCTTATCGACACCCGCCGATTTTTATCTCTTTGAAACGGGGTCCTTGGTTTTAGAGCGCTCGGTTTGTTTTCACCCTCATATTGCCGTGCTCACCAATATTTCTCCCAACCATCCTGAGCGGCATCGTAGTATGGAAGAATATGTCAATATCAAATTTTCAATCGCCCAATGCCAAAATCAAAATGATTATTTCATCTATAACGCCATGGCCCCTGTTGTTACCCAAAAGATTGATGGGTTAAAATTGTTGGCGCATAAAATTCCGGTCTGTTTCAATCAGCAAGACCAGGCCTTGGTATGGTATCAAGATCAAAAAATTTATTATCGTTTAAAGGGATCGGGAAATTTGTCTATTCGATCGTTTTCTTTAAAAGGGTTTCATCATCTCGAAGATCTTATATTGGCCGTGAGTGTTTGTCTTTGTCTTGGGGTTTCTCCCCAATCTATTGAAAGTGTGCTGGGTAAAATCCAAGGGTTGCCCTTTCGTTTTGAAAAGCTACCCAATGATTTGGGTATTGATATCTATAACGATGCCGTTGCGAACACACCTGCAGCCACGGCCTATGCCTTAACGAGTCTGAAAAAAAATGTCATTTTGATTACAGGTGGGCTTTGGCAAAATGGCCTAGGGCATGAGGGGCTGCGCAAGTATTTACAAGAGTCTACCAAGCAGACCATCATTTTCGGCAAAGATCGCAAACGATTTTTGAATTGTTGGAAAGATTTTACGACTCTCTATACCGTTGAAACCCTCAAAGAGGCGGTGGATTTGGCCTTTAAGTCAGCGAGTCCAGGAGACACGATCTTGTTTTCTCCGGGGGCTAAGCCTGAGATTGGCTTTGGCACTTATCTTAAACGAGGTGAGGAGTTTAACGAATTAGCGCTGCAATTAGCAGAATACCATGCCCTGCGTCGTAAATTAGGTAGGAAGGATTACTAG
- a CDS encoding serine/threonine-protein kinase — MYPDFNPNEKIYSDLKLVAKGAVGEVYSAINQKLNIKVALKRLQPQFLYDQAEVNKIKAEAKILTKLNHPHCVKLMSTYFSETEILLELEWIEGGSLESHLKSSPFLEIEARNWIQQLMDIVKDLQQNQIIHGDLQPKNILLQQEKAMLIDFSSSVEMCPDQDYYPFHGTPRAYQMKLQNAQKQIHRYHDYQTLGLLFYEMLTGKKIFNSPNSLTHFIETWNFNADSFLKHFHFSQESGELLRALITCTQTGQHPVYR; from the coding sequence ATGTACCCGGATTTTAACCCTAATGAAAAAATTTATTCGGATTTAAAGTTAGTAGCCAAGGGTGCTGTGGGAGAAGTTTATTCGGCTATCAATCAAAAACTGAATATCAAGGTGGCATTGAAGAGATTACAGCCCCAATTTCTCTACGATCAAGCAGAAGTTAACAAAATAAAAGCCGAAGCTAAGATTCTGACCAAACTCAACCACCCCCATTGCGTAAAACTGATGAGCACCTATTTTTCTGAAACAGAGATTTTGCTGGAACTAGAATGGATTGAAGGGGGGTCTTTAGAAAGCCATTTAAAAAGCAGCCCCTTTTTGGAAATAGAGGCTAGAAATTGGATCCAACAACTGATGGATATTGTAAAAGACCTGCAACAGAACCAGATTATTCATGGCGACTTACAACCCAAAAATATTTTGCTCCAACAAGAAAAGGCCATGCTCATTGATTTTTCTTCGAGTGTTGAGATGTGCCCTGATCAAGATTACTACCCCTTTCATGGGACCCCTCGAGCCTATCAAATGAAACTACAAAATGCCCAAAAACAAATCCACCGCTACCATGATTATCAAACTCTAGGTTTATTATTTTATGAAATGCTAACCGGCAAAAAGATTTTTAATTCACCCAATAGTTTGACCCATTTTATAGAAACATGGAATTTTAACGCTGATTCGTTTCTTAAACACTTTCATTTTTCCCAAGAGAGTGGTGAACTCTTGCGGGCTCTTATCACCTGTACTCAAACCGGTCAGCATCCCGTATACAGATAG
- a CDS encoding type II toxin-antitoxin system VapC family toxin, whose protein sequence is MVAYWDSSALVALLIEEEKSVLARKLKGQTSQILTWVLTPVEVYSALCRLEKEGALSLNDFQKCYEVWQTIENGLIFVKDIEAVKNISYRLLRLHSLKAADSFQLASAILSKQANEGFPFITFDQRLEEAALKEGFQIKNLNMVKPYFSARVLK, encoded by the coding sequence GTGGTAGCCTACTGGGATTCATCAGCATTGGTTGCCCTTTTGATTGAAGAGGAAAAATCGGTGCTAGCTCGCAAGCTGAAGGGGCAAACAAGTCAAATCCTAACCTGGGTGCTTACTCCCGTTGAAGTGTATTCTGCCCTTTGTCGTTTGGAAAAAGAGGGGGCTCTTAGTCTTAACGATTTTCAAAAATGTTATGAGGTTTGGCAAACGATCGAAAATGGCTTAATATTTGTTAAGGATATTGAAGCGGTCAAAAATATTTCTTATCGTTTGTTGCGTCTTCATTCCCTAAAAGCGGCTGACAGTTTTCAATTAGCGTCTGCTATCTTGTCTAAGCAAGCCAACGAGGGTTTTCCGTTCATTACTTTTGATCAAAGGCTCGAAGAAGCCGCATTAAAAGAGGGATTTCAGATAAAAAACCTAAATATGGTCAAACCTTACTTCTCTGCTCGAGTATTGAAGTAA
- a CDS encoding type II toxin-antitoxin system prevent-host-death family antitoxin: protein MIQINISTLKNRLSAVLKKVKKGEEVLILDREHPIAKITALSAKEGPMSEQNFLATLEQKGIIQPNKKKLPSVEWLKANSLKLKKKVSLVDQVLKEREESKW, encoded by the coding sequence ATGATTCAAATCAATATCTCCACCTTGAAGAACCGATTAAGTGCCGTTTTAAAAAAAGTTAAAAAGGGCGAAGAGGTCTTAATTTTAGATCGGGAACACCCCATCGCCAAAATTACTGCTCTTTCTGCAAAAGAGGGCCCTATGTCCGAACAAAATTTTCTCGCAACCCTTGAGCAAAAGGGGATTATTCAGCCTAATAAAAAAAAATTGCCTTCAGTGGAATGGCTAAAGGCAAACAGCCTTAAACTTAAGAAAAAGGTAAGTCTAGTTGATCAAGTTTTAAAAGAAAGGGAAGAGTCGAAGTGGTAG